The sequence below is a genomic window from Granulicatella elegans.
TAATCATTCATACGACCTCCTCTAAAGAAATCGATCATCATCGTTAACATTGTCGAATCTTTTTGAGAAATTTCTTTGGTAATTAAATGTTCACTTAACACTTCTACAAATTCATCCGGAGTTAGCTCACGTAATAATTTTTCACGCAATGCCACACTAACTTTCCCTGTTTCTTCTGAAATAACAATAATCAACGCATCCGTTACTTCACTTAATCCGATAGCTGCACGGTGTCTTGTTCCTAATTCTTTCGGAATAAATTTACTTTCAGATAATGGTAAATAACACGCTGCCGCTTCCACTTTATGACCACGAATAATAACCGCACCATCATGCAGAGGTGTATTCGGAATAAAAATTTGCGTCATTAATTGATTTGAAATTCGTGATTGTAAAGGAATCCCTGTATTAATATATTCTTCTAAAGAATTCGATTGTTCGATACAAATTAACGCACCAATTCTTCTTTTCGCCATATACTGTACAGAAATATTTAACTCTTCAATCATCCTTTGAGCCTGATTCGTGCCCGAATATTTCCTTGAGAAAAAGTTCGAACGTCCAATATGTTCCAACCCTCTGCGAATTTCTGGTTGAAAGACGACAATAGCTCCAACTACTCCCCATTGAATAACTAAATTCATAATCCAATCCAAAGTAATTAACCCAAACATATAACTGATGAATTTGACTCCTGCAATGACTGCCAATCCCTTCATCAAATGTACAGCCCTTGTGCCTTTCATGATGAGTAATAGATTATATAATAGGTACCAAACAATCACAATATCGACAATATTCCGAACGCTACTCCATGCACCTAAACTACTCCAATTAAATTGCATCACTCAACCTCCATTTCTATATCCTCTTTAGTTTATACCTTTTCTATCAACATTACAACTGAACGCGAACTTATTTATATTTTATTTTTGACAGTAAATTCCTCTGCGTGTTACACTACACTCAACTGATTAAGGGAGGATTTATTATGCAAAAAAGTTATTTTGATGGAGGGATACTAACTTATATTCTAAGTTATATCATTTCATTTTTTATTATCACACTGACCTTTGGATTAGGAACTCCTTGGGCGATCTGCATCATGTATAAATGGGAAATTGAACACACGGTGATTGAAGGACGCCGACTTGGATTTGATGGTACTGCTCTCGAATTATTTGGGAATTGGATCAAATGGTTTTTCTTATGTATCATTACATTCGGAATTTACGGATTTTGGATTCATATTAAAGTACTAGAATGGAAAGCTAAACATACATATTTCTTAGATTAAAGTAAAAACCACTCCGTTTAACGTTACGGAGTGGTTTTTGTTATGCTGCATTCTTTTCTTTTTGCTGAACTCGTTTAGCGATATACGCTGTTAAGATTGGTGTTAATATAGCTGTCACAATAACGGAAGCTGTAATTTTAGTCGTAGCAGTTGCTTCAATTGCTTTAAAAGAAGCATCCACCGCTGAAAGTGCCGCTGGTGTCGCAATAGCACTTGCAGCCGTACTAGAAATCGCAGCACCTGCAACTCCATTTCCTCCAGACAACTTAACTGCAACAATCGCTGCAACCCCACCCATTAAAGTTGTAATTACTCCTAGGAAAATACCAGGAAGTCTACCTTCAACAATTCCTCTTACTACTTCTTTTCCAATTCCGTTTGCTCCACCTGTCACGATAGCAACTTTTCCTGAAAAATTCATAAAATCACTTCCTTTGATTTGTTGTTTATATTCCTGTGAAAAAAATCAGGTTATTAATATTTGTTACTGTTTTCACAGTTTTTAATAGGATTTTATGAAAAATCCGTAAAAATAAAACTAAAAAACCTGCTGGATTTACCAACAGGTTAGGGAGTGGTTAAATTAATCTAAATATCTTTCTGGTACTTTTAGAACAGCGCAGATTTTCTTCAAATCTTCCGACTCAATTATCCATTGATACTAATATTTTTAATCAAGAGCTTTTATGAATTCATTTGCAACACGTTCAACACTTTCATAACCTTCAATTGCAACTTTAGCAGAAAGTGCACTACCTATACCAACTGCACAAGCTCCTGCATCTCTCCACTCTTTTACATTTGATGCAGAAACACCACCAGAAGGCATTAAATCGACGTCAGGAATTGGGCCATGGATAGCTTTTATAAACTCTTTTCCAATAGTTCCTCCAGGGAATAATTTAACAATTTTAGCACCAGAATCGATAGCATTAACAACTTCTGTAACTGTTCCACACCCAGGAGAATATTCAACGTTATTTTTGACAGCATATTTTGCCAATTCCTCTGAAAAATGTGGACTCACTAAAAATTTTGCACCTGCATTTATTGCTAAAGTGGCATGATTTAAATTCATTACTGTTCCTGCACCAACGATTACTTTTTTGTTATCTTTAAATTCTTCAATCAATTCCTTGATAACTTCATCTGCCTCTGGTGTTGAAAAAGTAATTTCAATATTATAAATACCGCCTTTAATTGCATAACGTGCGATATTTTTAGCGTCATCTTTATCTTTTCCTCTTATAACCGCAAAAAAATAGTTTTCTTTTAATTGTTCAACTAACATATTTGATTCGCCTCCAAAAAATTATATGTTTCTTCTAAGTTTCTGAATAATCCTAGACATCGTACATGCTCGAATTTTAATTGATTCCGATATAAAAGTTCACTTACTAAACAAACATCTATTCCTGCTGTCACCGCAGCAGTTGCTCCAACTATTGTGTCTTCAAAAGCAATGGCTTCTTCTGAATTAGTGTTAAAACAATCTAACGCTGCTAAATAGATATCTGGTTCTGGTTTAAGTTTTTTTACCTGCTCTGCACAAATAATAGCATCAAAAACATCACAAGCATTATTTTTAGAAAGTAATTCATCTATTCTTTTCTTAGTAGAGGACGAAGCTAAAATCAACTTAAATCCTTTATTTTTCAAAATTTCAGCAAATTCTTTAGCAAACTTTCTTAACTTAATTTCGCTATTTTTTAATTTTTCCTGATAATAATTTTCACGAACTACTCGAATTTTTTTTGCTAACTCTGGATCTTTCAATAAATTAATAATTTTCTTATCATTAGAAGCTGAGCTTTGACCCGTTAAAGACTCAACAAACCCTTCTGGAATACTTATTCCGTATTCCTTAAATCCTCGATTCCATCCCTCAGCATAAATACATTCCGAATCCACAAATAGACCATCCATATCAAAAATCGCTACTTGTTTAGGCATAAAAAACCTCCTAAAAGTCATCGTCTTCGTCAGTTTCTTCAGCGACTGATTTTTCCCATACATAATCATCGGAGATTGTATAGTTTTTTAATTCTCTTACTGCAACTTCTAAGTCACTACCAAGTAATTGTTGATTAATTCCTTCAAGTACCATTGGTAAACTTGCTCCAGCAATTAATCGAACATTCTTAGCACGACTTCCATCTAGTCTATTCACTGAAAGTACCGATTGGTTATATGGAGAAGCGCTTAATAAATCTGCAAAAATTATTATTGATTCATTTTCATCAAAACTTACTAATGTTTCATATATTTTTTCTCCAAAAGTTTCTACAGATTCACCGGAGTGCAATCCTATTGTTATAACTCCTTTTACATCTCCAAAAATCACTTCAGCTGCATCTTTAAATCCTGCAGCTAATTCACCATGTGTTACAATTAAAATTTGCATTACAGTTCCTCCAATATAGTTTCTATCTTTTGACGTTGAGTTATCAAAGTATTACTATCTATTTTTTTTAAAAGTAAGTCTCTTCTAAGTTTTTCTACTTTTGGATGTAACTTCATTATTTTACGTTCTGCTATTTCATGGAAAGATTTTTCTAAAATTAAATCCTCATTTACTCCAACAGAATCTAACTCTACAATATGCGTTTGCTGTTTTACATTAGTGCAAAGAATTGCTAATCCTATATAATTTGTACATCCACCATCTACAATAGCAAAAGCTATATTTTTATTATTTTTGTATTTTTCAAGTAAACTCAACACTTCTATAACTGATGAAGAATTTCTTACTTGTGTCTTACTACTAGCTCTACCTTTAACAATTCCGTTAAATAAATAAAAGAAAGATAGTGTGAAAACGGTCAAAGCTGTTGTTAGCAACTTTCCCTCTAATACATGCATTAGGAAAAAGAAAATCCCTAATCCTATACACAAAAACGCAAAACTCTCGAAAGCAATTCGAGCCAACGTATTTCGTTTATTCTTTTTTGTATCCCTGAAAGAATAATCACCAAATGAAACAATTGGCGTATCGAAATACGTAGTGATAATTTTATCTGCCTTAGAAATATCTCCAATATAAATATTATGATATTTTCTTCTCTTCTCCTCAATTTCTATAACATTGATATCATCTCGAATGTTCGAGGCATCAGAGAGGAAAGCTCGAATAAACTTATCCTTTTGTTTGTCTGAATTTCTCTTTTTCAAAAGAAACCCATAACGAACAATCCAATCGTTCATTTGGTAATTATTTTCCATGATTCTACCTCTTATAACTCAAATTTTTTAAGTACATCATCTAAAGATGTTTTACTTGCTGAAGGAGTAGCTTGGAAATAAATATCTTTAACTCCATAATTGTTACGAAGATCTTTAAGCGTTTCAGCATCTGCTTTATTTAGATATACTGATTTTGTTACTAATAAATCTTCATCATTTTTATTAGCAATACCGCCAATATTTAATTCCTCTACAGGAACCCCATGTTTTACAAGATTTGCAATTGTTCCTACAGTCTTCGCAATTAAAATACAACTGTAGTCCTTAAATTTATATTCATCCCAATAAAATTTTGCTTTTTCTTCAGAAATTACAATTGTCTTTTGACCAGTACGGTTCCCCGCACTCTTATATAAATCCTTCATAAATGGATCCTTTGCGACTACATCATCAACAACGAAAATTGAATTTACTCCATTTCTTTGTGAAAGTGTAATCATTACTTGTCCATGGATTAAACGTTCATCCACACGTGCTAAATTAACTTTTCCCATAAAAGTTCCTCCAAATTATAAAATTCCAATAGATGCTAACACAATAAGAATTAATGTTAACCATAATAAAGCTTGTGTAACTTTGAGCCCCTTCTTAACGAAGTAATAGTATACCCCCATTACAACTGTCAGCGGCAATATACCTGGAACAATTTTATCAAGCAATTCTTGAATAACGAAGTTTTTACCTGAAAGTGCAAATTGTAAAGTTGATGTCACTTTAACGTAGTTACCTGCTAAAATCCCCATCATAAACAATCCTAAGATTGATAATAAACTAATCGCGTCTTTTACTCCTGAGCTATGAACTAAACTTGTTGCATTTCTACCTAAAGAGAAACCTTGACGTGCAAAGAACAAACCGATTAAGACTTGATATAAAGCAAATGCAATGAATGGGAATAACGCACCTAGCGCACTACCTTCTTGAGCCCAAGGAACAGCAATCGCAATAAAGATATATTGCATTGTACCTGAGTCAATCGCATCCCCGATACCAGCAAGA
It includes:
- a CDS encoding PTS sugar transporter subunit IIA — protein: MQILIVTHGELAAGFKDAAEVIFGDVKGVITIGLHSGESVETFGEKIYETLVSFDENESIIIFADLLSASPYNQSVLSVNRLDGSRAKNVRLIAGASLPMVLEGINQQLLGSDLEVAVRELKNYTISDDYVWEKSVAEETDEDDDF
- a CDS encoding HAD family hydrolase — encoded protein: MPKQVAIFDMDGLFVDSECIYAEGWNRGFKEYGISIPEGFVESLTGQSSASNDKKIINLLKDPELAKKIRVVRENYYQEKLKNSEIKLRKFAKEFAEILKNKGFKLILASSSTKKRIDELLSKNNACDVFDAIICAEQVKKLKPEPDIYLAALDCFNTNSEEAIAFEDTIVGATAAVTAGIDVCLVSELLYRNQLKFEHVRCLGLFRNLEETYNFLEANQIC
- a CDS encoding 2-keto-3-deoxygluconate permease is translated as MNFSGKVAIVTGGANGIGKEVVRGIVEGRLPGIFLGVITTLMGGVAAIVAVKLSGGNGVAGAAISSTAASAIATPAALSAVDASFKAIEATATTKITASVIVTAILTPILTAYIAKRVQQKEKNAA
- a CDS encoding PTS system mannose/fructose/sorbose family transporter subunit IID, which codes for MNTETTQKNPALAPEEITQKDVTKAYLRWHFANEIPHSFDRYLAPSLLYGMMPVLKKLYKDPDKRREAYKRQLLFFNTQLTWGGGVISGLMSSMEKERARQEYENEEITMTDDLMYNTKAGLMGALAGIGDAIDSGTMQYIFIAIAVPWAQEGSALGALFPFIAFALYQVLIGLFFARQGFSLGRNATSLVHSSGVKDAISLLSILGLFMMGILAGNYVKVTSTLQFALSGKNFVIQELLDKIVPGILPLTVVMGVYYYFVKKGLKVTQALLWLTLILIVLASIGIL
- the cdaA gene encoding diadenylate cyclase CdaA, whose product is MQFNWSSLGAWSSVRNIVDIVIVWYLLYNLLLIMKGTRAVHLMKGLAVIAGVKFISYMFGLITLDWIMNLVIQWGVVGAIVVFQPEIRRGLEHIGRSNFFSRKYSGTNQAQRMIEELNISVQYMAKRRIGALICIEQSNSLEEYINTGIPLQSRISNQLMTQIFIPNTPLHDGAVIIRGHKVEAAACYLPLSESKFIPKELGTRHRAAIGLSEVTDALIIVISEETGKVSVALREKLLRELTPDEFVEVLSEHLITKEISQKDSTMLTMMIDFFRGGRMND
- a CDS encoding DUF898 domain-containing protein gives rise to the protein MQKSYFDGGILTYILSYIISFFIITLTFGLGTPWAICIMYKWEIEHTVIEGRRLGFDGTALELFGNWIKWFFLCIITFGIYGFWIHIKVLEWKAKHTYFLD
- a CDS encoding bifunctional 4-hydroxy-2-oxoglutarate aldolase/2-dehydro-3-deoxy-phosphogluconate aldolase; this translates as MLVEQLKENYFFAVIRGKDKDDAKNIARYAIKGGIYNIEITFSTPEADEVIKELIEEFKDNKKVIVGAGTVMNLNHATLAINAGAKFLVSPHFSEELAKYAVKNNVEYSPGCGTVTEVVNAIDSGAKIVKLFPGGTIGKEFIKAIHGPIPDVDLMPSGGVSASNVKEWRDAGACAVGIGSALSAKVAIEGYESVERVANEFIKALD
- a CDS encoding PTS system mannose/fructose/N-acetylgalactosamine-transporter subunit IIB, which gives rise to MGKVNLARVDERLIHGQVMITLSQRNGVNSIFVVDDVVAKDPFMKDLYKSAGNRTGQKTIVISEEKAKFYWDEYKFKDYSCILIAKTVGTIANLVKHGVPVEELNIGGIANKNDEDLLVTKSVYLNKADAETLKDLRNNYGVKDIYFQATPSASKTSLDDVLKKFEL